GGAAAGGATCATAAATGATGGCAGTGGAGGTCTTATCTGCATTATTATATAATCTTTAGTCGGTTAATCACCGACTTTTTTATTTGATCCAGTTCTTTTTAGTACTAACTTTAAACTACGAAGGTTTACTGCTCAATCAAATTATTTATACAAAATCTCTGTATAAAAAAGGTATTTTTCTCCTAAGTATCAAAATAATAAAAAAAGCTATTCAGTACTTATTAAAAATTTAGGAGGTATCTATATGTTTGAAAAAATCTTGTTTCCCACTACAGGTTCAAGGCTATCTGAAAAAATTTCCAATACAATTGTAGGTTTGATAAAGGAAAAACCTGACAGAGAAGTAACAATACTGCATGTATTAGAAAAATACGATATGCCAGCAGAGGTGGAATATGAAATAGTCTCCAGGGGACATGATTTTGAAGAGATGTTGAGTTCCCACGTTAAAGAATGTATACAAAAATCAACAAAAGTGTTTAGGGAAAATGGAATTCCCTATAAAGTTAGAATTAAAAGAGGAGACCCCGTTAAAGTTATTATAAAGATTTCTGAAGAGATGTGTTGTGATTTAATGATAATAGGCTATCATGGCGAGACAACGCTAACTGAACTAATCTTTAAAGGAAATACCATGGCAAGGTTGATTGACAATTCTCCTTGTCCGGTAATGGTAATTAAATAAATTTTAATTCGTTAATTTTCAAGCTGCTGAACTAAACAGCTTTATATATCCAGAAAATTGAAATTATTTTTTGAAATAAAAAAAAGGAAATAAAAGGTTTATATAGAAATACTAAAATACCTACATACATCCTGAATTTATGAAAATTGGATTTAATTACTCAGGATAAGAAAAATATAATCCAAGTTAAGGGGGTGAGCTTTAACTAGTTATATTTTTTAGTCTTGTAAATAATTATGGTATGTTTTTAAAAAAGTAAATGGGGAGGTTTATAATGAAAAGAAAAGGATTGTTGCTTTTAGTCTGCTTACTTGCTGCAAGTCTTGTTTTTACCGCATGTGGAGGCCAAACCGATTCAAAAGAAGAAAAAAATGGAGAAGAGGTAGTAGAACTAACAAGGCTACTTATGGCTACAGGTGGTACCGGAGGAACATATTATCCTCTTGGTGGTGCTATTGCAGAGGCTTGGAATGAGCATATAGAAGGACTTGAAGTAACTACCCAGGCTACTGGAGCGTCAGTGGAGAATCTTA
This DNA window, taken from Desulfitibacter alkalitolerans DSM 16504, encodes the following:
- a CDS encoding universal stress protein, whose amino-acid sequence is MFEKILFPTTGSRLSEKISNTIVGLIKEKPDREVTILHVLEKYDMPAEVEYEIVSRGHDFEEMLSSHVKECIQKSTKVFRENGIPYKVRIKRGDPVKVIIKISEEMCCDLMIIGYHGETTLTELIFKGNTMARLIDNSPCPVMVIK